The Pyxidicoccus sp. MSG2 DNA segment CCGACCTGAACGAGCACATCATCACCCACGAGCTGGGCCACACCCTCGGCTTTCGCCACTCGGACTACTATGATAGCTCCATCAGTTGCCCCTACTCGGGCTCCGAACCTGTTGGGGACGCGGGTGTCCAGCACATCCCGGGGACGCCGGACGCCGGCGTCGCGCACGGGTCGATCATGAACTCCTGTCCCGATGGCACTGAGACGGGCGAGTTCACCAGCACCGACATCACCGCGCTGAGAGTCCTCTACGGCCAGAGCGCGACCCAGAGGTGCCCGGACGTCAACGTCGCGGCCTACCAAGGGCAGACGGGGGTGCAGATTCGCTGCACCTGCTCCTCGGGGGGCGGAGGCCCGGTCTGGGGAACGAACCTCTACACCGATGACTCGAACATCTGCACCGCCGCGGTGCACGCGGGGGTGATGACCCCCAGCGGCGGGGCGGTGGTCCTCGAGGTCCAGCCGGCCCAGAGCACCTTCATCGGAACCACCCGCAACGGCGTCACGACGAGCTCCTACGGCGCCTGGCCGGGGAGCTTCCGCTTCATCGGTGCGCAGGTGCCGCAGCCGCCGCCGCTCTGCTCCAGCATCAACATCATGTCCTACCGCGGGCAGAACGGGTCGAGCATCCTGTGCAGCTGCCCGGCCGTGAGTGGGGGCTCCGTGTGGGGGACGGACCTCTATACCGATGACTCGAATGTCTGCGCGGCGGCAGTGCACGCGGGCGTGATTCCCTCCACCGGCGGACAGGTCTTCGTCACCATCCAGCCGGCCCAGGGCAGCTATACCGGCACCACCCGCAACGGCATCTCCACGTATTCCTACGGTTACTGGGCAGGGAGCTTCTCCATCAGCCCGTAGTCGCCACGCCGGCAGCTGGCAGCCAGGGCGCGGGGCGGTCGTGGAAGCGCCACCGCGTCCTCGTCAGGGACATGACCCTCCGGGGGCAGCAGCTCCCGGGGGGCCCGCAGACCCAGAGTAAGTAGTTTCCCATACACAGCCAAGAGATGCCTGCAATCTGGGATAGGCTCGCCATCGCAGCCCTACACAGGAGCGTGTATGCGGAACTTGATGATGCAATTGGGTGCCAGCCTCAGTCTCGTCTTCGCAGTGGGTGGTCCTTCGACGGCGCTCGCATATCCACCGCAGTGCATGGATGTGTGCTCGTGCGCCAGCAGCTGCACCAAGCCCTGTTACCTGGGCACCTTCCGCAGCACGTGCGCGGAGGAAATCTGCGTGGACTACTGCCGGGGCAGCGACACCCAGGCCTCTGTCTCCGAGGAGGAGCAGCAGTCCCAGGCGAAGCAGGACGCCGAGCAGGACGTCTGCATCGAGCAGGCGCCCTCCGCGGAGAGCTGAGCCCACCTCCGTTACCGGTGGGGCCGTGACACGTGCCCCGGAGGCCGAGCCGGTGGAGCGAGGCGTGCGCTCCACCGGCCCGGGTATTTCGCGTCAGCGGAAGTAGGGCGAGATGGCCGCGGACACCCGGGCGAGGAGGTCCGCCGTCAGCAGCCGCTCATCTCCGGACAAGGACGGGAGCTGCGCGGCGAGGACGTCGTGGGCTTCGCTCAGCGCCGCGTAGGAGGCCAGCGTCTGATGGACCTCGAGGATGTCCACCATCGTGCGCCGCGCGGTGTAGCTCCGCACGCCGTCCGTGTTGAGCAGGATGGCCTTCACGTCCGCAATCACCAGAGGCAGCAGCTCCGGCGAGTTGGGCGGATTGGCGGTGAAGGTGCCGCGGCTGGCCGCCGGGTCCAGATACAGCCGCGCCAGGGTGCGCCACGCGAGCTCGTCCGCCTGGGACGCATACGTCGTCGGCGCATCCGCGGGGATTTGCAGCGGCGGGCGCAGCGGCGCCAGCGTCTGGGTATACGCGAAGGCCCGCGTCTGCGCATTGCCCGCCCGCACGAACTGCAGGGGGAACTTCACCTGGTAGTCGAAGGTGCGGAGCAGCTGGCTGATGGGCTTCGTGTCGCGCATCCACGTGTCGAGCCGCGCGTGGAAGCGAGGGAGGTAGAACTTCGTCAGCGGGTCATCGAAGCGGTCAATGGTGTTGCAGTACGGGTCCACCGCCACGTCGGCGCCCGTGCAGAACGCCTGTGAGGGAAGCTGCGACGACAGCCCGTAGAGGTAGCGCACCGCCGCCACGTCGTACGCCCCAGGAGTGTCCATTCGCACCGCATCCGCGTCGTCGAAGTAGTCCATCACCGAGGAGCTCGGGGGGCTTCCGGGGCCACCGTCGTTCGCCAGCGAGCCCTTGAAGTTGTGGTGCAGGCCCAGCGTGTGGCCGACCTCGTGCAGCACCACGTTGGTGAGGAACGCCTCCACCCGTTGCTTCTTGGTGAGCGGCGCGAGCTCCGCCCGCCGCGAGCCCTCGGCGTCGAGCGCCTCCTCGCGGAGCGCCGCCGGAACCAGCTCGCACAGGCGGTCCTCCCGCATGCCGGCCCACGTCGGGCGCAGGGCGGTGCGTGGCTCGAGCGCGGGCGGCCGCAGGGGCGCGTCTTCACTGAACTGCTCGTGCGCCAGGGCCACCCACAGCGCGGGGGCGTAGATGGTGGCGCCGCGCACCTCGCCGGTATTGGGGTTGGTGCGCCAGTCGGCGAAGGCGAAGGGAATCCCCTCGTCCGTGTCGAAGATGAGGACGTTCTTCTCATCGTCGGCGAAGCCCGACGTGTCGGACACCACTGCCTCCAGGGCCTTGAAGCCGAACGCCGCGTTCCAGCCCTCGATGCCGCGCTTCACCGCGCCCACCACATCATAGGCCTGGAAGCGCGGGTCGTTCTGCACCGTGAGGATGCTGGAGGTGATGTGCCAGCGGATGGGCCGCATGCCGGGGTGGATGTTCCACTTCACCGGCGTCTGCTCGGTGAGCCCCCCCGAGTTGGGGATGAAGCGCGGGGTGGAGAGGAAGTAGTAGTCCCGCGGCGGACGTGGCGTGGGGGTGAAGCCCGGGCTCTCGTGGTACCGGCGCAGCGCCAGGGCCAGGGTGCCCGAATTGCTGTACGGGTTGTCCGCCAGGAAATCCTCCGCGTACTCCTGCGGCGCGTCCAGGTAGCCGTTGAAGACCTGCTCGAAGGCGATGCCATCCGAGAGCTGGCGGAAGCGCTGCGCGAAGCTCAGCTCCACCTGGAACCGGGCGCCCTGGGCACCATACCTGTCGCCCATCACTCCGAAGCGATTGAGTCCCGCCGTCGGGTCGATGAGCACGTACGCGTCCGAGTCCCGCGCGCGGTTGAACGGGCCGTGGCCGGTGACAATCGGGTACGCCTCCACCACCACCTCCGGGTCGAAGACGTCGCTCATCTCCTTGCGGTCATCGACGTCCAGGACGAAGAGCTTGCCGTTCTGCTCCTTGAAGCTCACCACGCGGGTGCCCAGGGTGCTCGCCCCTCCGAGGGCCACGCCGCCGGGGTGGTTCTGCTTGAGGTACGCGGACATGAACCACTTCTGGCCCAATTCGCTCCGGCGGATGGCCAGGTAGAAGCTGGTGCCGGTGTCGTCCACCACGCCGCCCAGCTTCTCCTCCACCCGCTGCTTCTGCTCCGTGCCCAGCTCGCGAGGCACCGCCACGAAGGCGCCATCCAGTTGCACCGGCTTCCCGGTGTCAGGCGCCTCCGGGACGGTTTCCGTTGGGGTGCTCGTGGGACTGCCACAGCCCGTGCTCAGCGCCAGGGCCAGGGACGCGGCGCTCAGCCAGGCGCGCCGTGAGGCGATTCGACTTCTCCACATGAGGGACTCTCCGGGTCGGGGATGCGCCCATCGCATCCCGCTCCGGGACAACGGCCCCAGCGCTCCCGACCCCTCAGCGTCATTCCTCCACGCGGGAAATGCCTCTCATCCGGCAACGGCTCCGCACGTCTTCCGATATGCCTTTCCCGCGAGAGCGTTGGGCGCCGCCCGCGCGAGGGGCCCAGGCCACCACGGGGCACCAGGCCATGGGCCCGTCATGTCGTCTGGGAGGGCCACGGCCAGCGTCTCGCGCAAGGGCGCAGGCGCTGGCGTGACCCGGGCCGCTCTAGCAGCCGCAGGACAGGAAGCCGCCCGTCCGGTACTGGTATTCCGTGTGCGTGTAGTTGCCGTACTGGTCGAAGCACGCGCGGTAGCTGTACTGCTGCGCGTAGACGGCGAGATTGACATCGCAGTTGCCGAACTCGTCACAGTACGTGCCGCAGCCCAGCCGGGGGCGACACGTGGTGCTGGAGCCGTCCCAGAGCCACTCGGACCAGCCGGCGCACGAGCCCACCTCGGCCTCCTGCGAGACCAGCGCCTCGGCCTCCACGGCGGCGGCCTCCTCCTCCGTCATGGGTCCACCGCAGGCGGTCAGCGCCAGGCTCGTGCACACCACGGCAACCACGCGCAGCAACGTGACTCCAGGCTTCATGAGCGCTCCTCGATCCGGAGGCGGTCCCCGGGATGGAGCCCTGGACCTCCGGTGGGGCGTCACGCTAGGCAGGACACTTCCGCCGGGCGTCTTTGCCCTGGAATCCCGCCCCTCTGGAGTGTTCTCTGAACGACAGTAGCGTTGCCCCGCGCGGAGGAGATTTGAACTTCACTTACGAAGCCGCGGCAGGCAGGAACAGTTCCATGACGACCTGGATGAGTGGAGTCTGCGAAACGAACGGCATCAACATCCACTACCTCCGAACCGGAGGCGCCAACCCTCCCGTCGTTCTGCTCCATGGATTGACCGGGAACGGCGCCTGCTGGACTCCCCTGGCGCGCGTGCTCGAAGGTGAATTCGACGTCGTCATGCCCGACGCCAGAGGGCACGGCGGTTCGACCGCGCCGCACCACGGCTACCGGTACGACGATCTCGCGAGCGACGTCGCGGGCCTCATCCGCGGCCTGGAGCTCTCTCGTCCGGTCCTGCTTGGCCACTCGATGGGCGGCATGACCGCCGCGGTGGTGGCGAGTCGAGGGACGGGGGGCATCCGCGGCCTCATCCTGGTCGACCCGACGTTCTTGAGCCCCGAGCGCCAACGCGAGGTGCACGACAGCGACGTCGCCGATCAACACCGCCGGGCCCTCGGCCTACACAAGTCGGACCTCGTTGCACAGGCCCGAGCCCGACACCCGCGTCGCTCGCCCGAGATGGTCGAGCTTCTTGCCGAGGCGAGACTGAAAACCCGCATGGGCGCCTTCGACGTTCTCACGCCACCCAACCCCGAGTATCGCGACGTGGTGAGCGCGATTGACGTCCCGATCCTACTCGTCATTGGGGACAGCAGCCCCGTCGTCACGCTCGAGATGGCAACGGAACTGCGGAGCCTCAACCCACGCGTGCGAATCGCGCAGGTACAGGACGCCGGCCACGGCCTTCCGTTTGACCAACCCGAGCGCCTGGGAGAGGTGGTCGCGTCGTTCTTGCGTGAGCTGGCATAGAGCCTGTTTCGGTAGGAGCGAATGGGCGCAGTAGCATCGCGATCCGCAACCCGGAAGGAAGCCTTTCATGCGT contains these protein-coding regions:
- a CDS encoding M57 family metalloprotease, producing MFKQAAVLAVTSVALLVGCGTDRPQTEQEEIISNLVEAGFPEDDIQVIDGAVYVGGDGRVSLAASREMLQAPSGSAEQFRSTNIVGSSVTKICLNPTASFNSYPMLSQGLDQAIANYNEQALRLTFARGPTTGCTANINVETWANNWSDAEFPENGYPGWRVRITTLLNDYGADLNEHIITHELGHTLGFRHSDYYDSSISCPYSGSEPVGDAGVQHIPGTPDAGVAHGSIMNSCPDGTETGEFTSTDITALRVLYGQSATQRCPDVNVAAYQGQTGVQIRCTCSSGGGGPVWGTNLYTDDSNICTAAVHAGVMTPSGGAVVLEVQPAQSTFIGTTRNGVTTSSYGAWPGSFRFIGAQVPQPPPLCSSINIMSYRGQNGSSILCSCPAVSGGSVWGTDLYTDDSNVCAAAVHAGVIPSTGGQVFVTIQPAQGSYTGTTRNGISTYSYGYWAGSFSISP
- a CDS encoding zinc-dependent metalloprotease; this translates as MWRSRIASRRAWLSAASLALALSTGCGSPTSTPTETVPEAPDTGKPVQLDGAFVAVPRELGTEQKQRVEEKLGGVVDDTGTSFYLAIRRSELGQKWFMSAYLKQNHPGGVALGGASTLGTRVVSFKEQNGKLFVLDVDDRKEMSDVFDPEVVVEAYPIVTGHGPFNRARDSDAYVLIDPTAGLNRFGVMGDRYGAQGARFQVELSFAQRFRQLSDGIAFEQVFNGYLDAPQEYAEDFLADNPYSNSGTLALALRRYHESPGFTPTPRPPRDYYFLSTPRFIPNSGGLTEQTPVKWNIHPGMRPIRWHITSSILTVQNDPRFQAYDVVGAVKRGIEGWNAAFGFKALEAVVSDTSGFADDEKNVLIFDTDEGIPFAFADWRTNPNTGEVRGATIYAPALWVALAHEQFSEDAPLRPPALEPRTALRPTWAGMREDRLCELVPAALREEALDAEGSRRAELAPLTKKQRVEAFLTNVVLHEVGHTLGLHHNFKGSLANDGGPGSPPSSSVMDYFDDADAVRMDTPGAYDVAAVRYLYGLSSQLPSQAFCTGADVAVDPYCNTIDRFDDPLTKFYLPRFHARLDTWMRDTKPISQLLRTFDYQVKFPLQFVRAGNAQTRAFAYTQTLAPLRPPLQIPADAPTTYASQADELAWRTLARLYLDPAASRGTFTANPPNSPELLPLVIADVKAILLNTDGVRSYTARRTMVDILEVHQTLASYAALSEAHDVLAAQLPSLSGDERLLTADLLARVSAAISPYFR
- a CDS encoding alpha/beta fold hydrolase, coding for MTTWMSGVCETNGINIHYLRTGGANPPVVLLHGLTGNGACWTPLARVLEGEFDVVMPDARGHGGSTAPHHGYRYDDLASDVAGLIRGLELSRPVLLGHSMGGMTAAVVASRGTGGIRGLILVDPTFLSPERQREVHDSDVADQHRRALGLHKSDLVAQARARHPRRSPEMVELLAEARLKTRMGAFDVLTPPNPEYRDVVSAIDVPILLVIGDSSPVVTLEMATELRSLNPRVRIAQVQDAGHGLPFDQPERLGEVVASFLRELA